A portion of the Blautia hansenii DSM 20583 genome contains these proteins:
- the ylxM gene encoding YlxM family DNA-binding protein has protein sequence MEKFVEQTLLYDFYGELLTVHQRRIYEDVVLNDYSLSEVADDLGISRQGVHDNIKRCNKALQDYEAKLHLVEKFLSIKEKVHRIHELSKKCEKLSKQELVFQVENISQEILEEL, from the coding sequence ATGGAGAAATTTGTAGAGCAGACTTTACTGTATGATTTCTATGGTGAACTGCTGACAGTTCATCAGAGAAGAATTTATGAAGATGTGGTCTTAAATGACTACTCGCTCAGTGAAGTAGCTGACGACTTGGGAATTAGCCGTCAGGGAGTACATGATAACATTAAGCGCTGCAATAAAGCTTTGCAGGATTATGAGGCAAAGCTGCATTTGGTAGAAAAGTTTTTAAGTATCAAAGAAAAAGTTCATCGTATTCACGAACTGAGTAAGAAATGTGAAAAGCTTAGCAAACAGGAATTAGTTTTCCAAGTGGAAAATATTTCTCAGGAAATTTTAGAGGAGTTATAA
- the larE gene encoding ATP-dependent sacrificial sulfur transferase LarE, with the protein MKTYEEKKRDLYEKMKEYTKEDICIAFSGGVDSSLLLMLAKECMKQQKKAGNIHAVTFHTVLHPPCDLEIAQKVAKEAGAVHKVVFVNELEQEEIRFNPKDRCYLCKKTLFQKLLEYAKSQGISVVMEGTNEDDLHVYRPGLRAIKELGVFSPLAEAGFTKEEVRKLAEELSVSVASRPSTPCLATRLPYGTEIKTEALEKIALGEEYLKKQGFSVVRIRLHGEICRIEIPKADFGAFLEKSQEITEALQKRGFQYITLDIQGFRSGSMDEFRNEKLSRKNT; encoded by the coding sequence ATGAAGACCTATGAAGAAAAGAAGCGGGACTTATATGAAAAAATGAAAGAATACACAAAAGAAGATATTTGTATTGCTTTTTCGGGAGGCGTGGACAGCAGTCTTCTTTTAATGCTGGCAAAAGAATGTATGAAGCAACAGAAAAAAGCAGGGAATATTCATGCAGTAACCTTCCATACGGTTTTGCATCCGCCCTGTGATTTGGAAATTGCTCAAAAAGTAGCAAAAGAAGCCGGTGCGGTTCATAAAGTGGTTTTTGTCAATGAATTAGAGCAGGAAGAAATTCGGTTTAATCCAAAAGACAGATGTTATCTTTGCAAAAAAACTTTATTTCAGAAGCTTTTGGAGTATGCGAAAAGTCAGGGGATTTCTGTTGTCATGGAAGGAACAAACGAGGATGATTTGCATGTGTATCGTCCGGGATTAAGGGCAATCAAAGAGCTGGGAGTATTCAGTCCGCTGGCAGAAGCTGGATTTACCAAAGAGGAGGTAAGAAAACTGGCAGAGGAGCTGAGCGTTTCTGTGGCAAGTCGCCCGTCAACACCATGTCTTGCCACAAGGCTTCCTTATGGAACAGAAATTAAAACAGAAGCTTTGGAGAAAATTGCTTTAGGAGAGGAATATTTAAAAAAACAAGGCTTTTCCGTAGTACGAATAAGACTCCACGGAGAGATTTGCAGAATTGAAATTCCAAAAGCAGACTTTGGAGCTTTTTTGGAAAAATCGCAGGAAATAACAGAAGCTTTGCAGAAAAGAGGATTTCAGTATATCACTTTAGATATACAGGGATTTCGAAGCGGAAGTATGGATGAATTCAGAAATGAAAAGTTGTCAAGAAAAAATACTTGA
- the larC gene encoding nickel insertion protein: MGKRLYLTCRNGLNCNVLIQALTKLVKQQNLSVKNKLKEETEQRLIQVYDLLEEAGKDREEDKKQQEELGKLLDALECEKICISSLTEGNNEETLEEKSVSIFHILQRYHIPIELQPEKGELLSLGIVCFLAVFGEWKTEKTPGYLVQTIIEKGDKDSVIKLLLCSDTEISEKAKDTVQVLETNVDDCSGEQLGYAIECLMKAGALDASCFPIYMKKNRVAYMLQVLCKKEQQEKLEDIIFRETTSIGLRRYEENRRILPRTFKEIQLKDGQKVTVKVCEHHGQKFCYPEFETVKKVCEETGRAYRDVYDEASAVAGGYYEDL; encoded by the coding sequence ATGGGGAAAAGACTTTATCTGACATGTAGAAATGGGTTAAATTGTAATGTTTTAATACAAGCTTTAACAAAACTGGTAAAACAGCAGAACTTATCTGTAAAAAATAAATTAAAAGAGGAAACTGAACAAAGACTTATACAGGTCTATGATTTATTAGAAGAAGCAGGAAAAGACAGAGAAGAAGATAAAAAGCAGCAGGAGGAACTGGGGAAACTATTAGATGCACTGGAATGTGAGAAAATCTGTATTTCTTCTCTTACTGAAGGAAATAATGAAGAAACTCTTGAGGAGAAATCTGTTTCTATTTTTCATATTTTACAGAGGTATCATATTCCTATAGAATTGCAGCCGGAAAAGGGAGAGCTTTTAAGCCTGGGAATTGTCTGTTTTCTGGCTGTTTTCGGAGAATGGAAAACAGAAAAAACACCCGGTTATTTGGTACAGACAATTATAGAAAAAGGTGATAAAGACAGTGTAATAAAACTTTTGCTGTGTTCGGATACAGAAATTTCAGAAAAAGCAAAAGATACGGTACAGGTTTTAGAAACGAATGTGGATGACTGCAGTGGAGAACAATTGGGGTATGCCATAGAGTGTTTAATGAAAGCAGGCGCATTAGATGCTTCTTGCTTTCCTATTTATATGAAGAAAAACAGAGTTGCTTATATGCTGCAGGTATTATGCAAAAAAGAGCAGCAGGAAAAGCTGGAAGATATTATTTTTCGAGAAACTACCAGTATAGGATTACGCAGATACGAAGAAAACCGTAGAATTTTGCCCAGAACTTTTAAAGAAATCCAGTTAAAAGACGGACAGAAAGTAACTGTAAAAGTATGTGAACACCACGGGCAGAAATTTTGTTATCCGGAATTTGAAACGGTAAAAAAGGTGTGCGAAGAAACAGGCAGAGCTTACAGAGATGTGTATGATGAAGCATCTGCCGTGGCGGGAGGATATTATGAAGACCTATGA
- a CDS encoding DUF362 domain-containing protein — protein MEVSNVYFTDLRVKNGDNLLTKLQRLIKTAGIGNIDFTDKYVAIKMHFGEPGNLAFLRPNYAKAVADIVKELGGKPFLTDCNTLYVGGRKNALDHLDSANLNGFNPTTTGCQIIIADGLKGTDETLVPVEGGTYIKEAKIGRAVMDADVFISLSHFKGHESTGFGGALKNIGMGCGSRAGKMEMHSAGKPHVDQNLCVGCQMCAKICAHDAPEFENKKATINHDKCVGCGRCIGVCPKDAILSASDESNEILNCKIAEYTKAVIDNRPHFHISLVIDVSPYCDCHGENDAAIVPNVGMFASFDPVALDMACAEAVNAQPVLSNSMLGDCSEEERACHNHDHFHSIFPETCWETAISHGEKIGIGNSKYKLITVK, from the coding sequence ATGGAAGTATCAAATGTATATTTTACAGATTTAAGAGTGAAAAACGGCGATAATCTTCTCACAAAACTGCAAAGATTAATCAAAACTGCCGGAATTGGAAATATTGATTTTACAGACAAATATGTTGCTATTAAAATGCACTTCGGGGAACCTGGAAATCTTGCATTTCTTCGCCCTAATTATGCTAAAGCAGTTGCTGATATAGTAAAAGAATTAGGTGGAAAACCTTTTCTCACAGACTGCAACACCTTATATGTAGGAGGAAGAAAAAATGCTCTCGACCATTTAGACAGTGCCAATTTAAATGGCTTTAATCCAACTACAACAGGCTGCCAGATTATCATTGCAGATGGTCTGAAGGGTACGGATGAAACACTGGTTCCTGTAGAGGGCGGCACTTACATAAAAGAAGCCAAAATCGGACGTGCAGTTATGGATGCAGATGTTTTTATCTCTTTAAGCCACTTCAAAGGACATGAATCAACAGGATTTGGCGGTGCCTTAAAAAACATCGGAATGGGTTGTGGCTCCAGAGCCGGAAAAATGGAAATGCATTCTGCCGGAAAACCTCACGTAGACCAAAATTTATGCGTTGGATGTCAAATGTGTGCAAAAATTTGTGCCCATGACGCTCCAGAATTTGAAAATAAAAAAGCAACCATTAACCACGATAAATGTGTTGGCTGCGGAAGATGTATTGGTGTCTGTCCAAAAGATGCAATTTTATCTGCTTCTGACGAGTCAAATGAAATCTTAAACTGCAAAATTGCAGAATACACAAAGGCAGTTATTGACAATCGCCCTCATTTCCATATCAGTCTGGTAATCGATGTATCTCCATATTGTGACTGCCATGGAGAAAATGACGCTGCCATCGTTCCAAATGTAGGAATGTTTGCTTCTTTCGATCCCGTAGCTCTTGATATGGCCTGTGCAGAAGCCGTAAATGCTCAACCTGTTCTTTCTAACAGTATGTTGGGAGATTGCAGTGAAGAAGAAAGAGCTTGCCACAATCACGACCACTTCCATAGCATTTTCCCTGAAACCTGTTGGGAAACAGCTATTTCTCATGGAGAAAAAATCGGAATTGGAAACAGTAAATATAAACTTATTACAGTGAAATAA
- the thiD gene encoding bifunctional hydroxymethylpyrimidine kinase/phosphomethylpyrimidine kinase gives MKKVLSIAGSDCSGGAGIQADIKTICAHNMYAMTAITALTAQNTTGVYDIVEVSPEFIAKQLDCIFQDIYPDAVKIGMVPNSEIVCVISEKLREYQVKNIVVDTVMVSTSGSRLMQQEACKVMKEQLFPLGKVLTPNLFEAEVLSGIEIKSQEDMVLAAAEIGKYTQGAVLVKGGHLTQGADDLLYENEKEIWYCKEKIENPNTHGTGCTLSSAIACNLAKGYSLQESVKNAKEYLTGAIEAGLDLGKGRGPLNHLYNTVVIKN, from the coding sequence ATGAAAAAAGTATTAAGTATTGCAGGTTCGGATTGTAGCGGAGGCGCAGGAATTCAAGCAGATATCAAAACTATTTGTGCACATAATATGTATGCCATGACAGCGATTACTGCATTAACAGCGCAGAATACTACAGGTGTTTATGATATTGTGGAAGTATCTCCGGAATTTATAGCAAAGCAGTTGGATTGTATTTTTCAGGATATTTATCCGGATGCTGTGAAAATCGGAATGGTTCCAAATAGCGAGATTGTCTGTGTTATTTCTGAAAAATTACGGGAATATCAGGTGAAAAATATTGTAGTGGATACAGTTATGGTATCGACAAGTGGAAGCAGACTGATGCAGCAAGAAGCTTGTAAAGTGATGAAGGAACAGCTTTTTCCTTTAGGAAAAGTATTGACACCTAATCTTTTTGAGGCTGAGGTTCTTTCGGGAATAGAGATAAAGAGTCAGGAAGATATGGTATTGGCAGCAGCAGAAATTGGAAAATATACGCAGGGAGCAGTTTTGGTAAAAGGTGGACATTTGACGCAGGGAGCAGATGATCTTCTCTATGAAAATGAGAAAGAAATCTGGTATTGCAAAGAAAAAATTGAAAATCCCAATACACATGGTACAGGCTGTACTCTGTCTTCTGCCATTGCATGTAACCTTGCCAAAGGGTATTCTTTACAGGAAAGTGTAAAAAATGCCAAGGAATATCTCACTGGAGCCATTGAGGCTGGACTGGATTTGGGAAAGGGCAGAGGACCACTTAATCATCTCTATAATACAGTGGTAATAAAGAATTAA
- the thiE gene encoding thiamine phosphate synthase: MRLERKNMCLYAVTDRSWIGEKSFLEQIEDSLKGGVTLLQLREKNLSREEFLKEAQEVKKLTDKYGVPFIINDDVEIALQVDAAGVHVGQKDMEAGEARQKLGADKILGVSCRTVEDAKKAEQMGADYLGVGAMFATSTKTEAEVITTERLRSICQAVAIPVVAIGGIKEENITKLRDCGISGVAVISGIYAQKDIESACQRFLKLSKEITQQEVKEK, from the coding sequence ATGAGATTAGAAAGAAAAAATATGTGTTTATATGCAGTTACGGATAGAAGCTGGATAGGAGAAAAGAGTTTTTTGGAGCAAATTGAGGATTCTTTGAAGGGTGGAGTTACTTTATTGCAGCTTCGTGAAAAGAATTTAAGCAGGGAGGAGTTTTTAAAAGAAGCACAAGAAGTGAAGAAATTGACGGACAAGTATGGTGTGCCTTTCATTATCAATGATGATGTGGAAATTGCATTACAGGTAGATGCAGCCGGTGTTCATGTAGGACAAAAGGATATGGAAGCAGGAGAAGCCAGACAAAAGCTGGGAGCAGATAAAATTTTGGGAGTGTCTTGTCGCACTGTAGAGGATGCAAAAAAAGCAGAACAAATGGGAGCAGATTATTTGGGAGTAGGGGCTATGTTTGCAACTTCTACAAAAACAGAGGCAGAAGTAATTACAACAGAACGTTTGAGGTCTATTTGTCAGGCAGTAGCTATTCCGGTTGTGGCAATTGGCGGCATTAAGGAAGAAAATATAACAAAATTAAGGGACTGCGGTATTTCAGGTGTTGCAGTGATTTCAGGAATTTATGCTCAAAAAGATATAGAAAGTGCTTGTCAGAGATTTTTAAAGCTGTCAAAGGAAATTACACAGCAGGAGGTAAAAGAAAAATGA
- a CDS encoding arsenate reductase family protein — MILFVEYPKCSTCQKAKKWLVENQVEFEERHIVEDNPSKEELKAWYEKSGLPLKRFFNTSGMKYKELKLKDKLPAMTEEEQLELLASDGMLVKRPVLVGNDFVLTGFKEKEWTEKLN; from the coding sequence ATGATATTATTTGTAGAATATCCCAAATGCAGTACCTGTCAGAAGGCAAAGAAATGGCTTGTAGAAAATCAGGTGGAATTTGAGGAGCGTCATATTGTAGAAGACAATCCTTCTAAGGAAGAACTCAAGGCTTGGTATGAAAAAAGCGGACTTCCTTTGAAGCGTTTCTTTAATACCAGCGGAATGAAATACAAAGAATTGAAGCTAAAGGATAAGCTGCCTGCTATGACAGAGGAAGAACAGCTTGAGCTTCTGGCTTCAGATGGTATGCTGGTAAAACGACCTGTGCTTGTAGGGAATGATTTTGTCCTTACAGGCTTTAAGGAAAAAGAGTGGACAGAAAAATTAAATTAA
- a CDS encoding bacteriohemerythrin, translating to MRAEFDETLVTGNEMIDGQHKELIERINQLLESCEDGQGKVKAIKMLDYLLDYTEFHFSAEEKLQEEIQYPGIEEHKVKHAEFKNAVKELQEMLEEEEGPTEAFVAQVKKNVVDWLFDHIKGFDRSVAEYKFMASNADRL from the coding sequence ATGAGAGCAGAATTTGATGAAACATTAGTAACCGGAAATGAAATGATTGATGGACAACATAAAGAACTGATTGAACGTATTAACCAGCTTTTAGAAAGCTGCGAAGACGGACAGGGCAAAGTGAAAGCAATTAAAATGTTGGATTACTTATTAGATTATACAGAATTTCATTTCAGCGCAGAAGAAAAATTACAGGAAGAAATTCAGTATCCGGGAATCGAAGAACATAAAGTAAAACATGCAGAATTTAAAAATGCTGTAAAAGAACTTCAGGAAATGCTGGAAGAGGAAGAAGGACCGACAGAAGCGTTTGTAGCTCAGGTTAAGAAAAATGTAGTAGATTGGTTATTCGACCACATTAAAGGCTTTGACCGTTCTGTGGCAGAATATAAATTTATGGCTTCCAACGCAGACAGATTATAA
- a CDS encoding DUF1284 domain-containing protein — MKQEGLKIRAHHGMCLHFFEGKGYSNEFTAHMQKIYEEMQKNPEVEVVACGDEICKKCPNLENGVCNTWELVLHYDREVLKCCGLAEGIKIFWNDFAKLVEERIISSGERQKICGNCQWSSICSKKVEKSLLETEKNCVTL; from the coding sequence ATGAAACAGGAAGGTTTGAAAATCAGGGCACATCATGGTATGTGCCTTCATTTTTTTGAAGGAAAAGGATATAGTAATGAATTTACGGCTCACATGCAGAAAATTTATGAAGAAATGCAGAAAAATCCAGAGGTCGAGGTGGTTGCCTGTGGGGATGAAATCTGTAAAAAATGCCCGAATTTAGAAAACGGAGTCTGCAATACATGGGAGCTTGTTCTGCATTATGACAGAGAAGTTCTAAAATGCTGCGGGCTGGCTGAGGGAATAAAAATTTTCTGGAATGATTTTGCAAAGCTGGTGGAGGAGAGGATTATTTCTTCAGGAGAACGTCAAAAGATATGCGGAAATTGTCAGTGGTCGTCTATATGCTCAAAGAAAGTAGAAAAAAGCCTATTGGAAACTGAAAAAAATTGTGTTACACTATAA